One Streptomyces sp. R28 DNA window includes the following coding sequences:
- a CDS encoding CU044_5270 family protein, whose amino-acid sequence MADELELLRRANPVPVDGPHFGDGPLDHHAERQLDRLMRERPSRRPRLVWGLAAAAVVAALVSALLFTGQTTAPAVAAPRPLLVQADSTPVSLKTLAERAQAAAADGAPKLRRGTHVQSWSMGMSDDKPPITLPEERIVRWNADDSHTEIVVATDPRHPGRPVLGGEGELVEDGHVLSRQTYPPSWSDAPPQSPPPTDVARLRAYLQEAGYSKTALNTGELLDAVASLLGTWTLGARESATLARLLADTEGLRPVGQVTDRLGRRGQAYVYDGSGARRMLIMDSVTGAVLGLETTFTKAEPEYGVKAGDVMSYSAWMR is encoded by the coding sequence ATGGCTGACGAACTCGAACTTCTGCGCCGAGCCAACCCGGTACCGGTCGACGGTCCCCACTTTGGCGACGGCCCCCTCGACCACCACGCCGAGCGCCAGCTCGACCGGCTGATGCGGGAGCGGCCCTCCCGCCGCCCGCGGCTGGTCTGGGGCCTGGCGGCCGCGGCCGTCGTCGCCGCGCTCGTGTCGGCTCTGCTCTTCACCGGCCAGACCACCGCTCCGGCGGTCGCCGCACCCCGCCCGCTGCTCGTGCAGGCCGACTCCACCCCCGTATCCCTCAAAACCCTGGCTGAGCGGGCACAGGCGGCCGCGGCCGACGGTGCGCCGAAGCTCCGCAGGGGCACGCACGTGCAGTCGTGGAGCATGGGCATGAGCGACGACAAGCCGCCGATCACGCTTCCCGAGGAGCGCATCGTGCGCTGGAACGCCGACGACAGCCACACGGAGATCGTCGTGGCGACCGACCCGCGCCACCCGGGCCGGCCGGTCCTCGGCGGCGAAGGGGAACTCGTCGAGGACGGCCATGTCCTCAGCAGGCAGACCTACCCGCCCAGCTGGAGCGACGCCCCGCCGCAGTCGCCACCTCCGACCGACGTCGCACGCCTGCGCGCCTACCTGCAGGAGGCCGGGTACAGCAAGACCGCGCTGAACACCGGCGAGCTCCTCGACGCCGTCGCCTCGCTGCTCGGCACCTGGACCCTCGGCGCCCGCGAGTCGGCGACGCTCGCACGGCTGCTTGCGGACACCGAGGGGCTCAGGCCCGTCGGGCAGGTGACGGACCGGCTCGGTCGGCGCGGACAGGCGTACGTGTACGACGGGTCCGGCGCCCGGCGCATGCTGATCATGGACTCGGTCACCGGTGCCGTGCTCGGGCTGGAGACCACCTTCACGAAGGCCGAACCGGAGTACGGCGTCAAGGCCGGCGACGTGATGTCGTACAGCGCCTGGATGCGCTGA
- a CDS encoding RNA polymerase sigma factor, whose product MSNDEIFAAAYREHYWAVSRYVARRLDGRTSEVEEVVAEVFTVAWRRRDDLPATPLPWLYGVARNCLANAVRGYGRRRRLVDRLGNDETAHGRHIVDSPDSEAPGAWVHEALNRLSPADQEVLRLTAWEELGVEEVAVALGCGSRAAAMRLHRARRRLRAEIDRMCPPTASKERSHG is encoded by the coding sequence ATGAGCAACGACGAGATCTTCGCCGCTGCCTATCGCGAGCACTACTGGGCGGTCAGCCGCTACGTCGCGCGGCGACTGGACGGGCGCACGAGTGAGGTCGAGGAAGTGGTGGCGGAGGTGTTCACCGTCGCCTGGCGGCGCCGGGACGACCTCCCGGCCACGCCGCTGCCCTGGCTGTACGGCGTGGCACGCAACTGCCTGGCGAACGCGGTACGCGGCTACGGGCGACGCCGGCGACTGGTCGACCGGCTCGGCAACGACGAGACCGCGCACGGCCGGCACATCGTGGACAGCCCCGACTCGGAGGCGCCGGGCGCCTGGGTGCACGAGGCGCTGAACCGGCTGTCCCCGGCCGACCAGGAGGTGCTGCGGCTGACGGCGTGGGAGGAACTGGGCGTCGAGGAGGTCGCCGTGGCCCTCGGCTGCGGCAGCCGGGCCGCGGCCATGCGCCTGCACCGGGCCCGGCGCCGGCTGAGAGCCGAGATCGACCGTATGTGTCCGCCGACCGCGTCCAAGGAACGAAGCCATGGCTGA